The sequence below is a genomic window from Actinomycetota bacterium.
CAAATACTTAGGCGATGTGTTTCATAATCTATGCCAAACAGCGTGAGAGTACCGTGTTGGAAGGACACATGATGGTAGATCATGTGCACATGCTAATTTCTATCCCACCGAAGTACTCGGTGTCCCAAGTGACAAGGTTTTATTAAAGGCAAGAGTGCGATTCATACGCCCTTGACTTTTGATGGGCGAACTCGCAATTTCACCGGCCAGAAGCTTTTGGGCACGCCGGCTTTTTGTATCAACAGTTGGCCGGGATGAAGAAGTGATCCGCAAGTATATTAAGAAGCAGGAAGCAGAAGAGCAAAGGTTGGATCAGCTTAAGCTGCTATAGTCGCCTTTAGGCGGCCCCAGCTTTTAAGACCGCTTTGAGCGGTTCACAATTCAAGCCCCCGGCTTTGCCGGGGGTATATGACTCACCAGCTCAGCAGCCCGACATGTGCCCGAAACGCTGAAAAAGCGTAGGCACACGTTTACCATTTTATGTATATCTTTTTGAAAAAGAGCTGATTGAACATCCTTCGTGTCTGAGGGGAAGCTTCCATGTATGCCTTGTAGCAATTAGGAGCCATTTTTATCGTAAGTTCGATAACTTCTTCGACCTCTTCATTCTTGGCTGTTAGCGCATCTAGTCTGGCTTCGACCGTTGATACTCTGAGCTGATTCGACTCTGCTCTTCTTTTAAAATCTCTACCGGAATTGCTTCAGCCATATAAGCTTCCAAGTGATCTGGCTTGGATGGAATAGCCTTCTCGTTCATTGGTTTCGGCTTGTTCTTTTGTTGAAAACTCTAAGGTAGATGAGGCAGTCCATATTAGTCCTCTTTATGTGAAAGTGAAACTATCCCAGCCGGTAAAACGGATTCAATTTCTTTAGCATATTCGCTTGCAAAGTCGATAACCGTAAGCGCTTCTTTTTCTGAAATGAGTCCCTTTTGCCTGTAAACGGTGGCATTTCTTTTCTTGCGCATTTTCTGAAGCCTTCTTATCATCGGCTGTCTTTCCTTAGGCACAGTATGTTCAAGGAAGATGAAGGTGTTTACATGCTTATTTTCGCCACGGGGCCGATACCCAAGCTGGTTCATCCAGGCAAGGGTAAGTTGCAAAATTGCATTGTATGCAATAGCAAACGCCCAATCAAGGTCAGAATTGATAAGGTTCTTGGCCGTATTGATATCTCGCCTTGCGACCTTTAATAGATCGGCAATCTCTTCATCTGAGACTGTTACCGGCTCTATAATTCTAGCTTTGAGCAATTCGTCGTAGCTCATCCTCACCGCCTATGAGAAATATCTTATTATTCTTTAAAACATCCATAACAAAGGAATTATTTTTGGCGACACGCTCTTTCCACTCTTTGGGGTCAAAAACGGTGTAATTGACCTCTCGAATAAGTTCATGTTCGGCAGCGGTAACAACATCTGATAAGGCATCCATATCGGGATCACCGATTACCATAAGGTCGATATCCGATTTGGCATCTTCAAGGTTTTTAGCTACTGAGCCGTAGATAAAAGCAACATCGATATGACCTATTTTATCGAGGGCTTCTTTTAAGCGGTCAGCTAAACCAACCGTCTTAAAAATAATGCCTTTTAATTCAGGGTAAAGAGGGAAGCTTTTATCAACCCAATAAAACTTAATATTGCCCTCGCGCTCACTCTTCAGAAGGCCGATTAATTCAAACTTCTTTAGCTCCGTTTGGAGCGCCGAAGGCGGAACACCAAGCCGCTCGATGAGGTTCTTAAAGTAGAACCTCGCGTCGGGGTGGGTGAGAAAAAGCGTTAACAGTTTTACTCTTGTTTTTGATGTGATTAATGTTGATAGCATAGTTATTTCCTATTACCTAGTTTTAGTATATATCGGTATCAATTTATGGTAACACGATAACTATTTAAGTCAATAGTTTTGTAATTCTGCCAATTTACCCCTTGTACGCTTGAAGCAGTTTAAGTCGGAATTTGGTAAACCTCTCGGTTATGCTGTATTCCTCAACCAAGTTTAGGATTGCTGTTTGCATGATTTTATCAAGAAGTTAAATAGCTGATTGATTAAGTACTATTTAAATTCATTAGCTGTACTATAATCGTAGTTATTTTATAGTAATCGCAGCTCAGCGACACATTTTGCCAGCTTCTTTAGCGAATCGGAGTTTGAATAATGTCCACCACAGACGACCCATTAATGGTTTAAGAAAATGCATTTCGTAAACCTTTGTTGCTGATTAAACGCCATGCGCTCACAACATCCCCCGGTTCTGGTGCGAACGCGTTTGCGGCCGATTAGGCATCATAATTACCCTCTTCTTCCAGTAACCGGTCGACCAGGTGGTCGACGATTCTTCGGTCGCGTCTGCCCAGTTCCTTTATCCGTGAGGCCAGCGTGGTTATCTCCGAGTCTTCTTTGGAGGCCGCCAATAGCCCGGCCTCTTTGAGCAATTGTTCCGAAGTCGTGCCGAGCGCGCCCGCTATTTTATCGAGCGTCGTTAGCTTTGGCGTTCGGTCTTTTATCTCTATATCGGCGATGGTGCCGCTCGAGACTCCGGCTTTCGCCGCCAGGTCTTCCTGCGATACGCCTCGCCTGGTTCTAGTTCTTTTGATAACATTTCCGACACCCATATAGTCATTATAGTGGTTAGTTCCTCAAATTTTTAATAAATTCCAAAGATAACCTTGCTTTATTGAGGGTATTAATATATATTAAATATGGCGAGGATAGGCCGATGAGATTAATAGTAAAAACTAAAATCTTAATAGGGATACGAATCCGCAAAGGATTAAACCAAACGGAATTGGCGGCAAGAGCGGGCATTACCGGCGGTTTCATGTCGCAAATCGAGAGAGGAATTTATAGGCCAAGCCCGCGCACGGCGTACCGCATCGCGGAGGCTTTGGAGGTCGGCTTCGACGAGATTTTTTCGCTTGCCGACCCTCAAAATAATAAGGACAGCCGATAATTAATCGGCCGCCACAGAGAGATTTATTAAAACGACTCTACACATCGAGGAGTGGTCATCGGGTGGGGTTCATACGCAGCGGTATGGTAAACGTCGCTATCGCGGCGGTCAATCGATTTATGCGCGGGACGGCATCGGTCTCCACCATGGGTGAGCGGATGTTCTTGAAGCGAAAGATGCGCGAGGCGCGGGTTCGTAACGATGTGATAGTCGGTATCTTAAACCAACGTCAAATCGAACTCATCAAGGAACTGACGATGGCGGCGAGAAAGAACGAGCGCGACCAGGCGAAGATAGACGCCATATTGGCCGAGTTTCTCGATATCGCGGAAAAAATAGATGAACTGGCGGCGCCTTGACGGCAACCGGCATCGAGACATCGCGGCGGCGTTCGGCCTGGAACATGTCTATTCAATACCAACCTTTAACACTTGAAGCTTGTGTGCCAAAGCGCCTATAATGTTTTCGACAGGTAAACATAAGTTCAAAGACCGGCGGTGTTTTTAGTGATGGATATTTAAGGAGGGTTCAGTGGGTAAAGAGGATTATCTTCGCGTGCCGATAACGATGCCCGAGGAAATGTTTACGTTTCTTGAAGCCGTGAGTCTCAAATCGAAGGTCACCGGCGGCAGAAAGCTGGCGAACACGACAATCGTTAGAGCCTGTGTCATGGCCATGATGAATCTCGATGTCGACGTCAACGGCGTCAAAGACGAAGAGGAGCTAAAGGAACGCATACTACAAGCGCAACAATTATATGGTAAATCGAAGAAAAAATAGTATAATTTTTTGACGGATACTACAAATACGGCACTTGACACGATTGTAACCTGGTACTAGCTGAGTGTGCTCGATAAGCACACAATGGAGGGGTCTATGAACAGTTGCTGGGATATCAAAGGGTGCCCCGCGAGCCATTACATGGATTGCGCGGCATACAAGCAGCGGACGAGTTGCTGGAAGATAAAACAAGGTTGTTGTTGCAGTACGTACGAAATATGTGAAAAGTGCGTGATCTACAAAAATCATGTGCGCAAAGGGCAAGATCTAGAAGCGGAATAGTTCGAAGAACTGAACTTGGATAGTCGCAGACGGGAGTCGGGCCTTGTTTGCTATTGAGATAATAACGGACCTCGAGGATTTCAAGGCCCTCAAGGAAGAGTGGAACGCGCTCGCCGCCGAGGCGGGCATGTCGGTCTTTCAGACCTGGCAATGGTCTTGGCATTGGTGGCGGGAGAACGGTAAGGGGAAAAAGCTTCTCATCATAGCCGCGCGTGACGCTTCCGGGCTCGCGGCGCTGGCACCACTTTATATTACCTCCACATTTTTCGCTTTACCGTTAAAAATAGTCTCATTTATCGGCACCGAGGGTACCGATTACTTAGACGTTATCGCGGCGACGGCGCGCGATGACGCGGTTTCGGCTATCTTTAAAGAACTCCTTTCGCTCTCTATGTGGGACGCCGTCGACCTCCACCAGATTCCCCAATCGAGTCAGACCTGTGAGATAGTCCGGCTCGCGGTTGCGGATAATCTCAACGGCGAGGTATTGGCTCAGGACAAAAGCTATACTCGCGCGCTCGATTCTACCTGGGAAGTCTTTCTTGCCGGCTTAAGCAAGAAATTCCGCACGAATGTCCGGTATTATCGCCGGCGTCTGGAGCGGGATTACAGCCCGGTGATTCGACAGAGCGATTGTGAGAGTGTCACAGAGGACATGCGCCTCTTCTTCAAGCTTCACCGGAAGCGCTTTCTAAGCAAGAAGAAGCCCGGTGCTTATCTCAACCCTAAATTCAGGAGATTCCACTCCGAACTCGCGAGGGACCTTTGCGAGACGGGTTGGCTAAGGCTTTATATTCTCGAAGTGGACGGCAAGCCTGTCGCCGCGATGTACGGCTTTGCGTTTGGCGGCTCATTCTATTACTACCTCGGCGGTTTTGAGCCGGACTGGGGGAGCCTGAACGTCTCTACGATCCTAATCGCGCAATCGATAGAGGACGCAATCGGGGAGGGTTTGGCGCGCTACGATTTTCTAAGGGGTGACGAGCCTTACAAGCAGAAGTGGGGTGCCGTCGCCTCCGGCAATCGCCGGGTCATCATAGGTCGAGCCGGCACAAAGTCGGGCGTTGTCAAGAAGATGCTCGCCATGGAGAACGATGTCACTAAAAAGGCTAAAGAAATCATGGAAAAAGCATAGGAGCGCTCCCGCTACCGCCGTTTCTTGACATCGATCGCGACCACCATGTCTCTGCCGCCTTGTTTTGCCTCATAGAGCGCCTCATCGGCCAGGCTGACCAATTCGTGCGCCGTTACGGCGTCCTTTGGGTATGAGGCGAGCCCGATACTTATAGTCACGGGCGACCGCGATGGCGCCCCTTTCTCGACTTGATGCTTGGCCTCTAGTTTAATCGCCCTTCGCAAGCGCTCAGCGGCTTTTTGCGCCTGCCGTTTGTTCGATTCCGGCATGATGACGGCAAACTCGTCTCCACCATAGCGAACCGGTTGGTCGACGTCGCGAATGGTCCGCGCCATCACGAGTGAGACCTCACCGAGAAGGGCGTCGCCCGCCCCGCGCCCAAAGGTGTTATTATAGTCGTTTAAGCCGTCGATGTCTACGAGGAGTATCGAAAACGACCTGCGGTAGCGCTTTGAGCGCTTTAACTCTTCGTGCAATATCTCTTTGAAGGATTCGTAATTAAAGAAACCCGTCAAGCGGTCGCGGCGCGCTAGTTGCTTCAGCTCGCTCTCGAAGCTGTTGATATAGTGCCCGGTGATGATCGAGACGAGTTTGTCGAAAGGACGATTTATCCGCCTCTCAAGTTCATAGAATTCGGTGACGGCGAAGTTCTCATCGCAAAATCGCCATATAATCTCTCGGAGCAAATCGAGTTCTCTAAGCAATTCGGACGGCTTGTAGTCTTGTTGTTGTCGATTTGCGCCGAACTCCGCGGCGGCCTCGAAAATGACCCCTCCGGCCTCGAAATCCTCGATCCTCTCGGGTGATTCGATTACCTTGGAAATTCCGCGCAGCAAGCTCGGGATATTGTCGACAAGGATCGTCTCGGTGATTCGCTCCCTGAAAGTATTGTCATCGGCCGATTCCATGCGCTCCATCCAGCTCTCCACTATCACCCAGATGTGGTCTCTGAACTCCGCCGCGACCTCTCTTAGCGGCAAGAGTTGGTCGGCGTTCCACTTAAGGCTCTGCAAGCGACTCCCCTCTCCATCAATAGGCGCACTGCTCGTTTCTCTGATACCCATTTTTGCCTCGGGGGAAACGCCTGCCGGCATGGTAGGGCTTAATCGTTCGGCTCTCACCGAAGGCCGCTCTATTCTCGAACCCGAAGCTATTTATCATGTGGAATAGATTCAACTCTCAGCCCGATACGTGTAAAATAGTAGAGTGTTCGGTTTCGGTTGGCCCAGGCTCTACATCATTTTAAGATCGGCGCGGATAAAGACGCGCCAGTAGCAGTAATAGATAAGTTATCGGGGGCATATGCGCGGGCAGGTCATCAAGGGGCGTTACAGGATTGACAAACCCATAGGGCGCGGCGGCATGGCTACGGTCTACCGGGCGTTCGACACGGTGCTCAACCGTCCGGTGGCGGTAAAAATATTGCATCTCCGTTTTACGAACAACGGCCATTTTGTCGAGCGCTTCAAGAGGGAAGCCCATTCCGCTGCCGGCCTCATCCACCGGAATATCGCCACCATATACGATACCGGCTATACCGACGGCATCTACTATATCGTCATGGAATACGTACACGGAAAGACGCTCAAGGAACTGATCGATGAGCGCGCGCCGTTTTCCGCAAATACCATCGCCGATATCGCGCGCCAGGTAGTCGACGCACTCGCCCACGCGCATAGCAACGGTATTATTCACCGCGATATCAAGCCGCAAAACATATTGATAACCGCGGACAAAATCGTCAAGGTCAGCGATTTCGGAATCGCCCGGGCGCTCGCGATGCCCGGCCTCACACAGAACGGACGGGTGTTGGGAACCGCTCGCTATATCTCTCCCGAACAGGCGCGGGGCAAGCCGGCCGACCATCGTTCCGACCTCTACTCACTCGGTGTTATCCTCTACGAGATGGCCACGGGCGAACCGCCGTTCGCGGGGGACTCTTCCGTGGAGGTAGCCGGAAAACATGTCGCGGAGTTCCCCAAGCACGTGCGCGAGGTCAACCCGGAAATACCGATTGTGCTCGAGGTGATAATCGACAAACTCATGCGAAAAGAGCCAAGCGATAGGTATAAGTCGGCCGAGGCTCTCCTTGCGGATCTCGAATACTGGGACTCCAAGGAGACGCGCGACTTGATGCGCGCGGCGATTCCCAAACGTCTCGATCGTGCGAGGGCCCGGCGCGCCAAGAGAACGAGGCTTACCGGTTTCGCAAAGACGCTCATCGTCTTCGGTGCCTTTTCCTTTGCGGTCGTCGGCTATTATAGCGTAAGCGTTCAGGACCGGGCGGTGGTCGAGAAGGAGCCGACCGTGACGGTCGCGGCCGTCGAAGAGACCCGCGTCGAGACCGAGCGAATAGAAACACTCGTACCGGTGGAGGTCGTCGATTACGACCCCGGCGGCGACGGCGACGAGAACCCTTCGCTGGTAGCGCGAATCATCGACGGAGACGATTCGACCGGCTGGTCTACGGAGAGCTATCACACCGCCGATTTCGGCAAATTAAAAGACGGGATCGGGGTATATATAGACTTCGGCAAACGCGTCGAGATGAGAGAGATGACGATTGTTTCTTCGGGCGGCTGGAGCGGAGCCGTAAAGGCTTCCGACGACGTTCTCGACTGGACGACCGTCAAGGAAATCGAAGGCGCTCAGCGAGAGATCTCGGTCACAATGGATGAAACCTACCATCGGTATTACCTGATCTGGATAACGGATTTGCCGCCGGCCGGCCCGGGTAAATATCGCGGCAGTATCTTCGAGGTAAGGGCGCGGGGCAAAGTATACTAACAAGATGGAAGAACGCGTCTTTCGCGGGGTCTGCCCCGGCAAAGATTTTTATTTAGCAAAAGCCTTCTTCTTGCTATAATTATGACCAAGATTTGCCAAAAACGGAGGCGTTGGGCGAAAAGCCGCGCACGGGGAAGCATTCCGCCAAGGCGCAGCCCAATCGTGATGCTTATGGAGCAGACACTCATTTTAAACGCGAGTACCGAGCCCCTGACATTCGTACCGGTTAAGCGAGCGCTTATTCTTTTGCTCAAAGAAAAGGCGGAGATAGTCGAGACCCATGTAAGCAAGCGCATAAGAACCGAGAAGAAAGAGTTTCCCTACCCGCTGGTCATTCGGCTCGTACATTATGTGGAGATACCGCGCCGCTTCAGGGCGCTGGTAAGCAATGCGGTGCTCTTCGCGCGCGACCATCACACCTGCCAGTATTGCGGCAGGCATAAACACGATTTGAAAAAGAAAGAGCGGCTCACGCGCGAGCACGTCAAACCGATATCACGCGGTGGTGTCGATACCTGGGAGAACGTCACGACGGCCTGCTCGACATGTAACCACAAAAAGAGCGACAAGCTGCCGTACGAGGCGAGGATGTACCCGAAGACGACGCCGTTCGAGCCTCGCTATATCGCATTGGTCTTGTTGAGCGAATCGATAGATGAAAAACAGCGCCCCTATATCGAACCTTTTGTAAAGACGGTGTTTCGGACCTGCCGATAGCGGTCGGGATAGCAAAAATGGGAAGGTTGGAGAGGATAAGATATGGAACTCGAGCCGATTGGTGGAAGGATACGGGCACGCCTGGACGTCGTCAACAAAGGGCGTGAAATCGCGCTGCCCAAAGCGAGGCAGGTAATACGATTTTCGAGCGTGGCTATTAGAGCGATACATCGGGAAAGATTCGACGAGGCGCGAACCGGGCTCGACCAAGCTAAGGTTGCCCTGGTCGAAGCACAAAGGGCGCTCAAAGACTGCCCCGAAATTTACTACGCGGGCTTTTTGCAGGACGCGGAGAAAGAGTATAGTGAGGGTCGCGTGACGTTGGCGCTCGTCACCGGTGAGGAGCTTCCGACACCGGAAGCGCTCGAAATCGGCTTTCCGCCGTTTTTGTCGGGTCTGGGTGAGGCGATGGGAGAACTCCGCCGGCATATTCTCGATATCATTCGCAAAGGCAAACTCACCGAAGGCGAACGATTCTTGACTATGATGGACGATGTCTATTACTTCTTGATATCGTTCGACTACCCGGATGCTCTCACGCCCGGCCTGCGCCGAATCACCGACCTGGCCCGCTCGGTCATGGAGAAGACCAGGGGTGACCTTACGACTTCGATGCGCCAATATGAGCTGCACGACGCTTTGGCGCGAGTCGAAAATTCCTTCACGGCACGGACCGATTAGGGGGATATTAACTTCCATTCGTACAATAAAATTTTACCGCAACGGCCTTTTATCCTAACGCTCACTTTGCTATAATTTTTCTTGCTGTCCCAAGAAGTTCGTTAGGCAACCTTACCGGAAAAGTGGTTTCTGTGGTTGGTAAGAGTCCCGAAAGGCTTCTTGGGACCATTTTTTGGTTCATCAATCTCCGGCGAACAACTCTCGGTCACATTACGCTTGCTCGTCTTGGTATCCATAAGTTTACCAACACCTAAAATCGGGTAGCAAAGACTAAAATGGGAAGGAGGGGCCGGCGTGGCGGAGTTATTCGATTTTATCAGAAAAAGTCTGTTGTTGAGTGTGGGAGCGATTGCGTTTACAGCGGAAAAAGCCCAGGAGTTAGTCGATGAACTCGTCGAAAAAGGCGAAATCACGCGCGAACAGGGGCTCTCGATGATGAAAGACGTCGTCGAAAAGGGGAATCACGCGCGCAAAGAGCTGCGCCAAAACATCGAATCCGAGGTCAGAAAGGTTCTCGATCAAGCCGACATCCCTTCAAGGACCGATGTCAGAAACATCGAGGCCAAGCTCGACCGGCTCTTGCTGATGCAGAGGCGGCAGGCTTCACCGGACGAAGGGGCGGGAGAAGAGCCCGCCGAGGCGGTATAGGCAAACCCAAGCAAAACGGCGCGCGAGCGCCGTTTTGTCGATGCTCGATCCTATTGCTACACGAATTCTGTCGCAAACCGCATCGCTTGCGGTTTCCCATAGGCCTATTCGATAGTGCGCGATGCGGTTTGAAGGCGCGTTGTTTCATCCGACTATTGCCCGAATTACCGCCGCGCGGCATTAATTCGCCTTCAAGGGATAGATGGCCTTTACCGAGAATGATAGAGAGACGCGATTTCTTGAGTTCTTAAAAAAACTACCCTGAGCACTGGATTTGTCGTCGAGACAGCTTCATGGGCTCTGATGTTTTTTGAGTGTAGAATAAGCGCTCGCACAATAAGCGCCTATTACATATAATACCAATAGGGGCTCGGTCGGAGAACCTCTTTTCCGCCATATCGCGCGAGAAGAGAGCGCAGGCGAATACCGCCTGGTTGAGGTTGTGTCCGGGTCTGGTTTCGCGGGACAATGGAGGATAAATGGAGGATAAAACCAAGGGAGGCAGAACTCTCGTCGAGTCGATTCTCGACTTGTTTGAAGTTAGTTCGACCTATCTCAGGCAGCAGGTCAAACAAGTAGTCGATGAGAGCGTAGCCGGACCCATCGGGATAGCGGCCAAAAAAGCCGCTTTTATCATACTGGCCTTTACGCTCTTCTCTATCGCCGCGATCTTTATCTCCGTCGGGCTCTTTCTACTCCTTGCGACGCTCGTCGGCTATATCCTCGCATATTTGATCATCGGCGTAGTCCTCGTCATCTTCGGAGCGATTCTCGCGTGGCGGGCTATGGACAAAAAAACGCCAAAACTGCCGAAACGCAAGTAGGATTTCGGACATCCCATGGAGAAATAGAGTCGTTGGGAGGGGAGAGGCGAAGAGTCGCGTGTTGTCTTAACTAATCAATAAACTGCCAAGCGCGGTGATTCAGCCGGTTCCTGACAGATACGGCGCCAAATAAGATTCTTGTCGATACCGCTTCACGTTTTAGGCAGTGCCGTTAGCGGAACACGACTTGTTCTTAGCGCAAACGGGTAGAACAAAAGCGGATTATTTAAAATAGGAGGAGTAATAGTGTTCAAGACAAACAATGATTTAATGCTTCAAGCCAGGAAGGCCGGCTATGCCGTTGGTGCCTTTAACACCAACGATCTAGAGATCACGCAAGCGATCTTTAAAGCCGCCAAAGAAGAGAAATCCCCAATCATCCTGGCCGTCTCACCTTCGGCGATGAAGTACGCGGGTGCCCGCAATATCGTCGCTATGGCGAAAATCGCCACCGAAGAGACCGGAGTTCCGGTTGCGGTCCATCTCGACCACGGAACCGAGTTCGAGCACCTGGTCAGTGCGGTGCAGGCAGGCTTCTCATCGATTATGTACGATGGCTCGAAGCATCCTTACGAGGAAAATGTGAGGCTGACCAAGGAGGCGGTCAAGCTCGGGCACGCGGTCGGCATATCGGTCGAGGGCGAGCTTGGGAGGCTCGTCGGAACCGAAGACCACATCACGGTAAGTGAGCGCGAAGCCTC
It includes:
- a CDS encoding transposase; protein product: MLEGHMMVDHVHMLISIPPKYSVSQVTRFY
- a CDS encoding phage holin family protein translates to MEDKTKGGRTLVESILDLFEVSSTYLRQQVKQVVDESVAGPIGIAAKKAAFIILAFTLFSIAAIFISVGLFLLLATLVGYILAYLIIGVVLVIFGAILAWRAMDKKTPKLPKRK
- a CDS encoding protein kinase; this encodes MRGQVIKGRYRIDKPIGRGGMATVYRAFDTVLNRPVAVKILHLRFTNNGHFVERFKREAHSAAGLIHRNIATIYDTGYTDGIYYIVMEYVHGKTLKELIDERAPFSANTIADIARQVVDALAHAHSNGIIHRDIKPQNILITADKIVKVSDFGIARALAMPGLTQNGRVLGTARYISPEQARGKPADHRSDLYSLGVILYEMATGEPPFAGDSSVEVAGKHVAEFPKHVREVNPEIPIVLEVIIDKLMRKEPSDRYKSAEALLADLEYWDSKETRDLMRAAIPKRLDRARARRAKRTRLTGFAKTLIVFGAFSFAVVGYYSVSVQDRAVVEKEPTVTVAAVEETRVETERIETLVPVEVVDYDPGGDGDENPSLVARIIDGDDSTGWSTESYHTADFGKLKDGIGVYIDFGKRVEMREMTIVSSGGWSGAVKASDDVLDWTTVKEIEGAQREISVTMDETYHRYYLIWITDLPPAGPGKYRGSIFEVRARGKVY
- a CDS encoding GNAT family N-acetyltransferase; the protein is MFAIEIITDLEDFKALKEEWNALAAEAGMSVFQTWQWSWHWWRENGKGKKLLIIAARDASGLAALAPLYITSTFFALPLKIVSFIGTEGTDYLDVIAATARDDAVSAIFKELLSLSMWDAVDLHQIPQSSQTCEIVRLAVADNLNGEVLAQDKSYTRALDSTWEVFLAGLSKKFRTNVRYYRRRLERDYSPVIRQSDCESVTEDMRLFFKLHRKRFLSKKKPGAYLNPKFRRFHSELARDLCETGWLRLYILEVDGKPVAAMYGFAFGGSFYYYLGGFEPDWGSLNVSTILIAQSIEDAIGEGLARYDFLRGDEPYKQKWGAVASGNRRVIIGRAGTKSGVVKKMLAMENDVTKKAKEIMEKA
- the fba gene encoding class II fructose-1,6-bisphosphate aldolase, whose amino-acid sequence is MVFKTNNDLMLQARKAGYAVGAFNTNDLEITQAIFKAAKEEKSPIILAVSPSAMKYAGARNIVAMAKIATEETGVPVAVHLDHGTEFEHLVSAVQAGFSSIMYDGSKHPYEENVRLTKEAVKLGHAVGISVEGELGRLVGTEDHITVSEREASMTDPEQALDYVERTGIDALAVSIGNAHGWYKGKPELDFKRLEAIGKLVGDKALLVLHGASGIPDEDIRTAVSLGVTKINIDTEIRDAFRRGVEGFMKANPDVIDPRKFLKPAIDEMYEIVSGKIKLFGSSNAATDYIAAVTGRAV
- a CDS encoding diguanylate cyclase; this translates as MGIRETSSAPIDGEGSRLQSLKWNADQLLPLREVAAEFRDHIWVIVESWMERMESADDNTFRERITETILVDNIPSLLRGISKVIESPERIEDFEAGGVIFEAAAEFGANRQQQDYKPSELLRELDLLREIIWRFCDENFAVTEFYELERRINRPFDKLVSIITGHYINSFESELKQLARRDRLTGFFNYESFKEILHEELKRSKRYRRSFSILLVDIDGLNDYNNTFGRGAGDALLGEVSLVMARTIRDVDQPVRYGGDEFAVIMPESNKRQAQKAAERLRRAIKLEAKHQVEKGAPSRSPVTISIGLASYPKDAVTAHELVSLADEALYEAKQGGRDMVVAIDVKKRR
- a CDS encoding nucleotidyltransferase domain-containing protein, giving the protein MLSTLITSKTRVKLLTLFLTHPDARFYFKNLIERLGVPPSALQTELKKFELIGLLKSEREGNIKFYWVDKSFPLYPELKGIIFKTVGLADRLKEALDKIGHIDVAFIYGSVAKNLEDAKSDIDLMVIGDPDMDALSDVVTAAEHELIREVNYTVFDPKEWKERVAKNNSFVMDVLKNNKIFLIGGEDELRRIAQS
- a CDS encoding HNH endonuclease, producing MLMEQTLILNASTEPLTFVPVKRALILLLKEKAEIVETHVSKRIRTEKKEFPYPLVIRLVHYVEIPRRFRALVSNAVLFARDHHTCQYCGRHKHDLKKKERLTREHVKPISRGGVDTWENVTTACSTCNHKKSDKLPYEARMYPKTTPFEPRYIALVLLSESIDEKQRPYIEPFVKTVFRTCR
- a CDS encoding haloacid dehalogenase, translating into MELEPIGGRIRARLDVVNKGREIALPKARQVIRFSSVAIRAIHRERFDEARTGLDQAKVALVEAQRALKDCPEIYYAGFLQDAEKEYSEGRVTLALVTGEELPTPEALEIGFPPFLSGLGEAMGELRRHILDIIRKGKLTEGERFLTMMDDVYYFLISFDYPDALTPGLRRITDLARSVMEKTRGDLTTSMRQYELHDALARVENSFTARTD
- a CDS encoding helix-turn-helix transcriptional regulator, with protein sequence MRLIVKTKILIGIRIRKGLNQTELAARAGITGGFMSQIERGIYRPSPRTAYRIAEALEVGFDEIFSLADPQNNKDSR
- a CDS encoding helix-turn-helix domain-containing protein, which translates into the protein MGVGNVIKRTRTRRGVSQEDLAAKAGVSSGTIADIEIKDRTPKLTTLDKIAGALGTTSEQLLKEAGLLAASKEDSEITTLASRIKELGRRDRRIVDHLVDRLLEEEGNYDA